Genomic segment of Flavobacteriales bacterium:
GCTTGTCTGCTCGAGTCAAAATGTTCAGCTAAAGCATTTGGGGTCATTGCTTGCACGGCAAGAAGCATGATTATAGCTCTGCGAGTTGGGTCGGCAATGGCCTGAAAAACGTCTCTTCTGGTACTCATATTCATTTTTTTGCTACCAATCGGTTGCAAATGTATGTGCAATTAATCGGTTGCACAAATATTTTTTAGAAAAATTATAAAGTTCGAAGAAGAGCCTCCAGCCGATCGAAGTTTTCTTCGTTTTTAGGAAGAGCAAATTTCTTGATTTTGGCACATTCTTCGGCAGTTCCAAAAATCATTCTAAAAGAAATTTCGCATGTCGTGATATCCAATTTTTTAAAACTAATCTCCATATCAAACAAAGGCTGCGACTGTCGAGACCATGAAACCAGTTGGTTTGGAATTATTTCTTTAAAGGTAGAGGCATTTTCATAATTTCCAGCTTCCGGGCCATGCATGGTTAATATCCATTTTCCACCGGGTTGGAGGTCAAACTCATGGATTGTATTGGTAAAACCATTTGGCCCCCACCATTTTTTTAATTGTTCGGGGTTGGCAAATGCCTCAAAAACTGTTTCCACCGGAAAGTTCAGAATTCGCGAGCTAACTATTTCTATATCAGTATTCTTATTCATTGTTAAATCTAAGAGATAGTAAAATATTTCAATTAAAGTTTAACGAATTTCAGTGTGGTAAAACTATCGTTTTCACTTTTCAAAAAATACATTCCTTCAGAAAGGTCTTCAATATTGATGTTTTGATTTTCGAATACCATCATTTCTTTCATCAAAATGCCATTGCTGTTGAACAGTTGTATTTTTTCAGACTGATTTTCGATTCCATTCAAACGAATAAAATGAATTGCAGGATTTGGGTAGAGGGTCCAGCTTTTGGCAGAATTTACGTCAGAAACCGAGGAAGTTTTAGTGTATTCAAACGCCCCAATATCAATTTGATCAAACGTATTTCGAGCTTCTACATTGCAAGTGTCTAAATAGCTTTTGGTTGGTATCAAGGATAAGCCCATAACCGTGAAAGATATGCTGATTCCGGCATCCACTGCTGCTGAGTTGCTCAACAATCTGTAATTGTTGGCATTCGCATTTTCAAAACCGCAATTCGCAATAATGTCGGTAATAAAATTGTTTGAAGAGTCGATTGCCGATGGAGAGCCGATAATTAATCCTCCGGTTTTTGCTCCGGCAAGGATGTTGTTTTTTAAGAATAATTTTTGGGCAGACGGATTGATGTCGATAAAACTACCTTTTGTGTTTTTGTTTACAAATGTGTTGTTGACTACCCAAAGTTCGTGATTGGCAGTGTTTGAAAGACCTTCTTTGCCATAACCCAATATGTTGCTGTTTGCAGAATTCGGGCCTTGTTCGATGATGTTTCCCATCACAACGGTGGTTCCCCCATTGGGTATGTCAATGTTTCTACTGTCCACCGTTTGATAGTTAGAAATGGTGTTGTATAGAATTAAATTATAGTTTGCCCGACTTTTAAATTCATGTCCTTGAGCAATGGCATTGTAACTAAAATTGTATCTAAATATCAGCGTATCAATGTGGTTGATGTATATGTTGTGCTGGTAGCCGGGATTTGCCGGGCTGCCTCCGTTTATAAATTCGCAGTATTCAACAACAGTCTTGCAATTTGAGATATTGCCGCTCAAAATGCCCATTTCATTGCCATCAAATTTGCATCGGTGCACGAACAGATTTGCACCCTCTTGGCGTATTCCTGCTCCGTTATGGTCAACCACCTTAGCATTTGTAAATTCGAGGTTTTCAATACGCACGTTAGAGCCACTCACCACAAAAATGCCTTTTCCATTGCTATTGTCATTGGCTATCACATCTCCCGCAACTAATTTTGGTCTTCCTCCCACGCCTATAATTAGCAAATTATTTTTATTCCAGGTCACCTGCTTATCGTTTGTGTAGGTAGCAAAATCTATGGTAACGGTGTCATTGTGCTGCACCTTTGCTGATACTTCGCTGCAAAACTTATAGGTTTGGCCGGGGCCTACTTGCCAAGTGGTGGCTAAAACATTTTGGGATAAAAGTATGGCGATAAATGTATAAAGGAGTTTCATAAAGCGAATAAATGAGTCAAATAATTACTCAAAATTACTCAACCAACTTGATTTCTCCCGAATTATAAAATTCTAAAAGGGTGTGATTAAAAATGAGTTGCATTTTAGCTCGCTCCAAATCAATTTCTGCCTGACTAAGGTTGTTTTGGGCAATTATCATTTCGGCGGCTGTTGCAACGCCAGCCTCATAGGTTTTTTTACTAAAATCGTAATTTTCTTGTTGAGCTTTTTTGTTTTCCAACGCCGATTGGTAGGCTGCTACTGAATTTTCAAAATCGCTGTACGATTGGATAATGTCTGCATTTAATTGATTTTGAGTTACCTGCAAATTATTTTGAGCCATCTCGGTCGATATTTTGGCGTTTTCTACACTTGTTTTCGCTTGATTGTTGTTGTAAATAGGAATAGACAAACTTAGCCCAATGGCCTGACCAAAGTTGTCTGAAAGTTGATTTCCAAAAGGGGAAGTTTTAGTTTGATAACTGGTAAACTGGCTCAACACTGGCTCGTTAGTGCCCTGCACATAGCCAATAGGCACCGTGTTTGTAGTTGGATTAAATTTTTCTAACCGCGATTCGGAATATAGAGTATTGACATTGCCAAAAAGCATAAGTCTTGGATACAGTGCAGCTTCCGCAATTTTTTCACTCAATTCGGATGCCTTCACTTGATTTTCAGCAATTTGCATATTGGGCAGTGCTTTTGAGGAGGCAGCCATCAAATCATTCATAGAATATGGCACGGCCAAAGGTACATTCGAAAACTGCGGAATATCAATTTGAAATGCTTCATTTGATGGAAGTTGCATCAGTTGTATAAGCTGCAAATAGACCATTCGAATAGTACTCTTTGCTGTTTGAATATTCATTTGATCGCGGGCATCTTGGGCTTTAAATGTTAAATATCTGCTTTGGTTGGCCGTGCCTCCTTCGTATAGTTTTTTTGCCTGATCCATTTGTGTTTTTGTGTTTTTGTTGGTTTCCTGAAGGCTTTCTAATTGTTTTTCGGCCAAAATAATTTGCAAATAGACATTCGCTACCGCCATGGCCAAATCATTTTCAGCGGCTTTTTTTGAAAGCTCGGCTCTTTCCATCGAATTGGCCGATAGGTTGATGTTGTTCCGAAGACGATACCCATTGTAGAGCGTTACACCACTGTTTAGCGAAAAATTGTTTGATTGAATGCTCTGATTTACAAACTGATTGGTAAACGGGTCGATAGTCCTACCAAAATTGTAATTGTGTGATGCAGAAGAGTTTAGGGTGGGGTATCTGTCTAATTTATCTTGCTGCAAATTGTTTGATGCCTGCTCAACAGTCAGTTGGCTATTCAATAAATTTGGGTTGTGCTGCAAGGCATATTCAATGCATTCTTGCAAATTCCAAGTCTTTTTATCCTGGCCAAAAACATAGCCAAATGCCAACAAACTAACTATCAGAAAAACACCTTTTTTCATATTATCAAATTTTTTGAAGCCAATGGCAAATCTAATTCTATCCGACAAAGGCCTATTGCACTTTCGACAAATTAAAATATTATTTCTATGGTTAATATTAGTTTTGAAGGGTGAATTCTGTGATTTATAAATCTCGTTTATACAAATGGGTATATCCGGGTTTGATATGGCAAAAAAAAGAAAATCAGAAAAAGGTTTATCTAACGTTTGACGATGGCCCAAATCCGGAAGCAACAGAATACGTGCTTGGCATTTTGGATGATTTCAATTTTAAGGCCACTTTTTTTTGTATTGGTGACAATGTGGTTAAGTACCCCTCTGTATATCAGAAAGTTAAATCCAAAGGACATGCGGTGGGCAATCATACACACAACCATTTGAATGGTATGCACACCAGCAACCAACACTATATTTCAAACATTGAGGAGGCAGCAAAACACATAGAAAGTAAACTTTTTCGGCCTCCTTATGGAAAAATTAGCCCAGTGCAAATTCAAAAAATCAAATCTAATTATGACATAATCATGTGGACCTGTCTTTCAGGGGATTATAAAAAAAATCTTGACCGAAAAGAATCGCTCGAAATTCTTAAATCGGCGGTAAAACCCGGTGCCATTTTTGTTTTTCACGACAGCCTAAAGTCATTAGAAAATGTAAAAGCTCTATTGCCCGAATTTTGCCAGTATTTAGTACAAAATAATTTCACGTCATGCCGCTTGTAGTATGGATTTGCATTGGGTTGGTAACGGTGTTTTTTGCCATTCAACTGGTTAGCTTTTTTGTCATTTTTAGGGAAGACTCGAAACCGGTTAAAAAGTTTAAAGAACAGCCCAGAATAAGTTTACTCTTAGCCGCCCGCAACGAGGAGAAACTGATAATTCGTAGCTTAACAGCCATTGCCAACCTCAACTACCCAAAGGATAAATTGGAGGTATTGATAGGAAACGACGACAGCTCAGACCGAACAGCGGAGATGGTCGAAAATTTCATAGCTCAACATTCTAATTTTCAACTCATTAACATTCATGAAAACATGGGAAAAGGCAGAGGTAAGGCCAATGTTTTGGCACATTTAGCCCACAAAGCTACCGGAGAGTTTTATTTTATAACCGATGTTGACGTATTGCTACCAAAAGAATGGATAAATGTGTTGTTGGCTCAATTTGACAGCGAAGTCGGGATTGTATCGGGTACAACAACGTGCCAAGCCCAATCTTCGCTATTTTCTAAAATGCAATCTATTGATTGGCTGCATTTTATGGGCTATATTCAAAGTTTTGCCAACATGGGTGTTGCCTGCACCTCGGTTGGAAACAATATGGCCGTTAGAGCGAAAGCCTATTGGCAAACCGGAGGTTATGAAAATATTGATTTTTCAATAACCGAAGATTACAAATTATTTAAGGAAGTGACCCGAAACGGTTGGCAGTGGCGTACCATTTTTACAACTGATAGTTTGGGTTTGGCCTCGCATATCGACACCGTTTTAGAAATGCTTCATCAACGAAAACGCTGGCTAATAGGGGCTAGAGAGCTACCTTTGAATTGGAAATTTTTAATAATTCTGTACGGCTTGTTCACCCCGGCATTGCTTGTTTTAGCTATATTTAATCCAATGCTGGCTTTGGGTATTTGGTTTACCAAATACGCCATACAATCGCTCTATATCCAGTCGTTGTTTCTTTTAATGAAATTGCAAAAACCAAGTTTGTGGCAACTATTTCAATACGATGTATATGTGCAAATAAATACTTTAGCCACTGCCATTTTTTACTTTCTCCCCATCAAATCGGTGTGGAAAGAGCGAACATACGATGCAAAGTATTTGGAGTAGTTGTGAATTTTAGGCAGACTAAAACTTAAAAGTCTCCATAAACTTAGTGGTAAAATTGCCTGCTTTGAAATCTTCGTCCTCCATAATCTTCATTTGAAGTGGTATGGTGGTCTTGATGCCTTCAATCACAAATTCGCTCAATGCACGGTGCATTTTTGTAATAGCCTCCTCGCGGGTATTGGCTTTTACAATTAGTTTTGCAATCATCGAATCATAGTTTGACGGAATTTTATAGCCAGCATAAATGTGGCTGTCCACCCGCACACCATGACCACCCGGTTTGTGTAAAATAGATATTAAACCAGGGCTTGGCATAAAATTATTGAAAGGGTCTTCGGCGTTGATTCTGCACTCAATGCTATGTCCTTGAGGCAAATAATTTTTACCTGAAATAGGTATTCCGGCAGCAATTTTAATTTGCTCCATAATCAAATCATGGTTTATAACCTCTTCTGTAACAGGGTGTTCTACCTGAATACGGGTATTCATTTCCATGAAATAGAAATTTCTGTCTTTATCAACCAAAAATTCGATAGTTCCAACGCCTTCGTAGCTGATGGCACTTGCAGCTTTTATGGCTGCATCGCCCATTTTTTGCCGAAGTTCTTCGGTAACAAAGGGTGAGGGTGCTTCTTCTATTAATTTTTGATGCCGACGTTGTATTGAGCAATCACGTTCGCTCAAATGACAAACCTTTCCATATTGGTCGCCGGCAATCTGAATTTCGATGTGGCGGGGTTCTTGAACAAATTTTTCAAGATACATTCCGTCATTTCCAAATGCGGCAGCCGCTTCTTTACGGGCACTGTGCCAAGCATTTTCAAATTCTTCATCGTTCCAAACAATCCGCATTCCACGACCACCACCGCCGGCAGTGGCTTTCATTATTACCGGATAGCCTATTTCTTCGTTGGCCAATTTAATTCCTTCTTCCAAGCTGCTCAACAATCCGTCAGAACCCGGCACGCACGGAACTCCGGCTTTTTTCATGGTGGCCTTGGCATTTGCCTTGTCGCCCATGGCATTAATCATTTCGGGCGATGCACCAATAAACTTAATGCCGCTCTCACGACAAAGCTCAGAGAATTTTGCATTTTCCGACAAAAAACCGTAGCCAGGATGGATGGCATCAGCATTGGTAATTTCGGCAGCAGCCATAATGTTGGGCATGCTCAAATAGGATTCTGAACTTGGGGCTGGGCCAATACATACTGCCTCATCCGCAAATTTTAAATGAATACTGTCTTTATCGGCTGTTGAGTAAACGGCAACGGTTTTTATACCCATTTCCTTACAGGTACGGATAATTCTCAACGCTATCTCACCTCGATTGGCGATTAATATTTTCTTAAACATTTTAAACCTCTTTTGTTAAAAAAAGTCGGGGAAACCCCATATTTAACTTGGCTCTACAATGAACAAAGGTTGGTCGTATTCCACCGGTGAGGCATCGTCAACCAAAATTTTAACAATTTTGCCCGAAATTTCAGACTCAATTTCATTGAACAATTTCATGGCCTCAACAATGCAAAGTGTTTGACCAACTCTTATTTCGTCACCTACCTGCACAAAAGGTGGTTTGTCGGGCGATGAACTTCGGTAAAACGTGCCAATCATGGGTGATTTTATTTCTACACCTACCACTGCTTCTTCTGCTTTTGGAGCTGATGGGGCAGGGGCGGCAGCCACAGCAGGTGCCGCAGGTGCTGTAGCAACCTGTGGTATCTGAATTTGAGGAGCAGCGGCAACAGAAACAAACTGGCCTTTACCTGTATTTTTTTTGATTTTTATGCTGAAATCTTTGTTGTTAATCTCTAATTGATCAACCTCTGATGCTGAAATCAGTCTTACGAGTTGTTGAATTTCTTTTAAATCCATAATTCAAATTAAGTAAAAAATATTGTAAACCGGAATTATCTTTTTAGGAGCCGTTATAGGCCCACTTAATATATATTGCACCCCACGTAAAACCACCGCCAAATGCGGCAAGAATTATGTTGTCGCCCTTTCTAAGTTGTTTTTCATAATCCCACAAGCATAATGGTAGCGTGCCAGAAGTAGTGTTTCCATACTTTTGAATATTTACCATTACTCTCTCGGCCGGCAAGCCCATTCTGTCGGCTGTAGCGTCAATAATCCGTTTGTTTGCTTGGTGCGGAACAAGCCAATTTACGTCATCGCTGCTCAAATTATTTCTTTGCATGATATCGTAGCTAACTTGAGCCATATTGGTAACGGCAAATTTAAAAACCGTTTTACCTTCTTGGTGCACGTAGTGCAAACGTTCATCGACAGTTTTGTGGGAGGGTGGCATGGCAGAGCCTCCAGCTTTTTGATGCAAAAACTCAACGCCCGATCCATCAACTTTCAAAATGCTGTCCATAATGCCAAACTCTTCTTGGGTTGGTTCTAACAGAACTGCTCCGCAACCGTCGCCAAAAATAATGCAGGTATTTCGGTCTTC
This window contains:
- a CDS encoding SRPBCC domain-containing protein; protein product: MNKNTDIEIVSSRILNFPVETVFEAFANPEQLKKWWGPNGFTNTIHEFDLQPGGKWILTMHGPEAGNYENASTFKEIIPNQLVSWSRQSQPLFDMEISFKKLDITTCEISFRMIFGTAEECAKIKKFALPKNEENFDRLEALLRTL
- a CDS encoding T9SS type A sorting domain-containing protein — translated: MKLLYTFIAILLSQNVLATTWQVGPGQTYKFCSEVSAKVQHNDTVTIDFATYTNDKQVTWNKNNLLIIGVGGRPKLVAGDVIANDNSNGKGIFVVSGSNVRIENLEFTNAKVVDHNGAGIRQEGANLFVHRCKFDGNEMGILSGNISNCKTVVEYCEFINGGSPANPGYQHNIYINHIDTLIFRYNFSYNAIAQGHEFKSRANYNLILYNTISNYQTVDSRNIDIPNGGTTVVMGNIIEQGPNSANSNILGYGKEGLSNTANHELWVVNNTFVNKNTKGSFIDINPSAQKLFLKNNILAGAKTGGLIIGSPSAIDSSNNFITDIIANCGFENANANNYRLLSNSAAVDAGISISFTVMGLSLIPTKSYLDTCNVEARNTFDQIDIGAFEYTKTSSVSDVNSAKSWTLYPNPAIHFIRLNGIENQSEKIQLFNSNGILMKEMMVFENQNINIEDLSEGMYFLKSENDSFTTLKFVKL
- a CDS encoding TolC family protein; amino-acid sequence: MKKGVFLIVSLLAFGYVFGQDKKTWNLQECIEYALQHNPNLLNSQLTVEQASNNLQQDKLDRYPTLNSSASHNYNFGRTIDPFTNQFVNQSIQSNNFSLNSGVTLYNGYRLRNNINLSANSMERAELSKKAAENDLAMAVANVYLQIILAEKQLESLQETNKNTKTQMDQAKKLYEGGTANQSRYLTFKAQDARDQMNIQTAKSTIRMVYLQLIQLMQLPSNEAFQIDIPQFSNVPLAVPYSMNDLMAASSKALPNMQIAENQVKASELSEKIAEAALYPRLMLFGNVNTLYSESRLEKFNPTTNTVPIGYVQGTNEPVLSQFTSYQTKTSPFGNQLSDNFGQAIGLSLSIPIYNNNQAKTSVENAKISTEMAQNNLQVTQNQLNADIIQSYSDFENSVAAYQSALENKKAQQENYDFSKKTYEAGVATAAEMIIAQNNLSQAEIDLERAKMQLIFNHTLLEFYNSGEIKLVE
- a CDS encoding polysaccharide deacetylase family protein; protein product: MIYKSRLYKWVYPGLIWQKKENQKKVYLTFDDGPNPEATEYVLGILDDFNFKATFFCIGDNVVKYPSVYQKVKSKGHAVGNHTHNHLNGMHTSNQHYISNIEEAAKHIESKLFRPPYGKISPVQIQKIKSNYDIIMWTCLSGDYKKNLDRKESLEILKSAVKPGAIFVFHDSLKSLENVKALLPEFCQYLVQNNFTSCRL
- a CDS encoding glycosyltransferase, which translates into the protein MPLVVWICIGLVTVFFAIQLVSFFVIFREDSKPVKKFKEQPRISLLLAARNEEKLIIRSLTAIANLNYPKDKLEVLIGNDDSSDRTAEMVENFIAQHSNFQLINIHENMGKGRGKANVLAHLAHKATGEFYFITDVDVLLPKEWINVLLAQFDSEVGIVSGTTTCQAQSSLFSKMQSIDWLHFMGYIQSFANMGVACTSVGNNMAVRAKAYWQTGGYENIDFSITEDYKLFKEVTRNGWQWRTIFTTDSLGLASHIDTVLEMLHQRKRWLIGARELPLNWKFLIILYGLFTPALLVLAIFNPMLALGIWFTKYAIQSLYIQSLFLLMKLQKPSLWQLFQYDVYVQINTLATAIFYFLPIKSVWKERTYDAKYLE
- the accC gene encoding acetyl-CoA carboxylase biotin carboxylase subunit; amino-acid sequence: MFKKILIANRGEIALRIIRTCKEMGIKTVAVYSTADKDSIHLKFADEAVCIGPAPSSESYLSMPNIMAAAEITNADAIHPGYGFLSENAKFSELCRESGIKFIGASPEMINAMGDKANAKATMKKAGVPCVPGSDGLLSSLEEGIKLANEEIGYPVIMKATAGGGGRGMRIVWNDEEFENAWHSARKEAAAAFGNDGMYLEKFVQEPRHIEIQIAGDQYGKVCHLSERDCSIQRRHQKLIEEAPSPFVTEELRQKMGDAAIKAASAISYEGVGTIEFLVDKDRNFYFMEMNTRIQVEHPVTEEVINHDLIMEQIKIAAGIPISGKNYLPQGHSIECRINAEDPFNNFMPSPGLISILHKPGGHGVRVDSHIYAGYKIPSNYDSMIAKLIVKANTREEAITKMHRALSEFVIEGIKTTIPLQMKIMEDEDFKAGNFTTKFMETFKF
- the accB gene encoding acetyl-CoA carboxylase biotin carboxyl carrier protein codes for the protein MDLKEIQQLVRLISASEVDQLEINNKDFSIKIKKNTGKGQFVSVAAAPQIQIPQVATAPAAPAVAAAPAPSAPKAEEAVVGVEIKSPMIGTFYRSSSPDKPPFVQVGDEIRVGQTLCIVEAMKLFNEIESEISGKIVKILVDDASPVEYDQPLFIVEPS
- a CDS encoding ketoacyl-ACP synthase III, with translation MSKLRAAITAVNGYVPEDVVTNFDLEKIVDTTDEWIRARTGIETRHILKGEGKGISAMAIPAVEGLLKKRGISAKEIDLLICASVTPDLIFPATANIICDKLGATNAWGYDLAAACSGFMFALETGRRFVESGQYKKVVIIGADKMSSIIDYEDRNTCIIFGDGCGAVLLEPTQEEFGIMDSILKVDGSGVEFLHQKAGGSAMPPSHKTVDERLHYVHQEGKTVFKFAVTNMAQVSYDIMQRNNLSSDDVNWLVPHQANKRIIDATADRMGLPAERVMVNIQKYGNTTSGTLPLCLWDYEKQLRKGDNIILAAFGGGFTWGAIYIKWAYNGS